ATCAGCATACCAGGCAGACCCGGCATAGCGCCCTTGCGAATGGCCCGACCAGAAGGCAAGCCGCAGGCCTCTGCGCAGGTGGCGGCGGTTCGCTGCGGCTATCCGCGCCACTTCAAGCATGGTGACGTTGGCGGTGCCGTTGTCCATCACACCGTAATGCCAGGTATCGTGGTGTCCGGAGAACAGTACATAGCTGCCGTCCGCCGGAGCTATCGGGTCAAGGTCGGCGATCAGCATCGGGATCTGCCGCCAGCCGGTGTCGACGTCGGCATGCATGACGATCTCGATTTTCTCGCCTGCGGCAAGGCGCGCTTTCAATCGGGCGCCGTCAGGTCCCGACACCGTGCACGCAACGGTTCGGGGCAACTGCTGCCTGGTTTCGAGCCCGGGGTTCCCCCAGACGGGAGACAGCGTCATCTCGTGCCGATGCTCGTCAGGACTGACGTGAAGATGCCCGGCGGCGCCGGCGTGTCTGAGCCTGTTGGCCACGGCCGGCGTCGCGAGGCCATCCACGACGGCAATCCGTCCAGCCAGATCGATACCCCTGAGGTCTGCGGGCATGCCCTTTCCGACATAGACGAGGTCGCCGCGCAAGCCATCCTTCGGAGACGACAGAGAGAAGGAATGAGTAATGCACTCCATCGAGTCGCCTGGTATTTCGACGGTCGCCGAGCCGGGGAGGCTGATGTAGGCGTCGTGGAACAAGATCGCCGTGCGCAGGCCCATGCCAGCGGCCCTAGCCTCAAGATAGCGCAGACTTTCGAGTTCGTCGGGGGTGCCTGGATATTTCGTCCATCGCGCAATCGTCGTCAGATCGGCAAGCATCGCTGTGCCGTCGACGGCGTCCATCGACGCCATCCTCGTGCGCTTGTCCATCGGGTCTGCTCTCGCTGTGTCAGTGAACACTGCCGGCGCCTCGACCTTCGTCGAGGGCGCCGACGAATCCTGCGACGATGCCGTTGAACACGCTCGGCTGTTCACGGAATGGCATATAGCCGGCGCGGCCGATGATCCGCAGGTGAGCGGTTCCCTGTCGCGGCGCGATCAGCCGGAAAAGAGCCATCGCGTTTTGCACGGGGCTCATCGGATCATTCTGTCCCCACACCAGCATGACAGGACAAGGGACACCCTGTTCGCGAAACCGCGTCCAGTTGTCGACCCGCATTCGCGACAGGGTCGGCCGCACGGAGGTGTCGTATTCGTTCTTGCCGTGAAGCCTCTCGCGCAGTGCCTTAAACTGGTGCGACTGGCCGACCAGGACTGCTTCGTCGAGGAAGCGTCCAGCATCGATATGATGACCGTTCCACGATTGGCGCTCCATGACCCAGGCCTGCGCCGTACGGCCATAGCGGGGTTCGAGCGGCGCCGACAACGTGAGGTTGGACAAAGGATCGCCGGCGGGCGCGACGGCCTTGCCGGCGACGATGGTGACCGAGCGGATCAGTTCCGGAGCCTCGAAGGCGAGCCTCAGGGCGGCCAAACCGCCTTCATCATGGCCGACAAGATGAACCGGTCCGCCGACGGTAATGTCGAGGAAAGCCCTCGCATGTTCGATCACGCGATCGAA
The Mesorhizobium australicum genome window above contains:
- a CDS encoding alpha/beta fold hydrolase, encoding MLEDRWVEAGGVRTRYVETGSGPSTIAFLHANALADQGVCHNLRVWEANLEEIGSRARVVAFDALGQGRTGIPSEQSYGFDRVIEHARAFLDITVGGPVHLVGHDEGGLAALRLAFEAPELIRSVTIVAGKAVAPAGDPLSNLTLSAPLEPRYGRTAQAWVMERQSWNGHHIDAGRFLDEAVLVGQSHQFKALRERLHGKNEYDTSVRPTLSRMRVDNWTRFREQGVPCPVMLVWGQNDPMSPVQNAMALFRLIAPRQGTAHLRIIGRAGYMPFREQPSVFNGIVAGFVGALDEGRGAGSVH
- a CDS encoding M28 family peptidase produces the protein MDAVDGTAMLADLTTIARWTKYPGTPDELESLRYLEARAAGMGLRTAILFHDAYISLPGSATVEIPGDSMECITHSFSLSSPKDGLRGDLVYVGKGMPADLRGIDLAGRIAVVDGLATPAVANRLRHAGAAGHLHVSPDEHRHEMTLSPVWGNPGLETRQQLPRTVACTVSGPDGARLKARLAAGEKIEIVMHADVDTGWRQIPMLIADLDPIAPADGSYVLFSGHHDTWHYGVMDNGTANVTMLEVARIAAANRRHLRRGLRLAFWSGHSQGRYAGSAWYADNFWDDLERNCVLHVNIDSTGGRGNHDFVSLSGPELWKTAEVVMEEVSGEPIHVKRLGRFGDQSFWGIGIPAILAFGEQPVSSGMHEHFPHPLGWWWHTEGDTLDKIDADVLVRDARFYANIVLRALCDAILPFDFSGAARELHDALEDIAKDLVRWMDIAALTSRAALLDQLVGKVSVAAGKTDSETTLNTINATLVAIARALVPIQFTTGDRFEPDPALQQPPFPALAPLHHLAAVEEDGDRRRFATVDARRAHNRVLHALDCAIAATTSCLEKIETEKQVG